Proteins co-encoded in one Pseudomonadota bacterium genomic window:
- a CDS encoding DUF1330 domain-containing protein, translating into MSARHGVAHLEPTEAAAVAVMQRHGEGPVTMLNLLRFRDEADYSAHPALAPAQPISGREAYERYMAHTGPLLEASGGKLIYVGDAGPFFIGPADETWDWVMLVQQRSLADFFAFARDPRFQAGHGHRQAALLDSRLLPMRTVTAS; encoded by the coding sequence GTGAGCGCGCGGCACGGCGTCGCCCACCTCGAACCGACCGAAGCTGCAGCCGTGGCGGTGATGCAACGCCATGGCGAGGGGCCGGTCACCATGCTGAACCTCTTGCGTTTTCGCGATGAAGCGGACTACAGCGCGCACCCGGCGTTGGCGCCGGCGCAACCGATCTCGGGGCGCGAGGCCTACGAGCGCTACATGGCACACACCGGTCCGTTGCTCGAGGCATCGGGCGGCAAACTGATCTACGTCGGCGACGCCGGCCCGTTCTTCATCGGCCCGGCGGATGAAACCTGGGACTGGGTCATGCTGGTGCAGCAACGCTCGCTCGCCGACTTCTTCGCTTTCGCTCGGGACCCGCGGTTCCAGGCCGGGCACGGTCACCGCCAGGCCGCGCTGCTCGACTCCCGGCTGCTGCCGATGCGCACGGTGACGGCGTCGTGA